A genomic stretch from Diachasmimorpha longicaudata isolate KC_UGA_2023 chromosome 2, iyDiaLong2, whole genome shotgun sequence includes:
- the LOC135172983 gene encoding uncharacterized protein LOC135172983 has product MARSTLGYQPSIPATARPDTSPDSPAPRSWLRSLTHHQSSRPSAPVDEAKDIPQYLRHRRDGIWIKVEAYILNVLTSLLPTFASEHGQWDHLRGLELSDPEFLTLAPVDVILGVDIYGQLILPDIRTAGASSPTAQLTQLGWIVFGPTGGTEPTLQANTHLAITNDDLNNLLTKFWVQEEIPESSPASLSDEEAQCEAHFRLTHTRDSSGRYIVRLPLKAPTSSLGDTRSSALACLHRLHRKFSKNESYRQLYTDFLKEYEDLGHMRRVSSQLMGRCMTTEMTLAHETSASGGLRVSQGLQPTEVHGSPEFFFPHHGVLRADSETTKLRVVFNGSHSSSSGQSLNDLMHTGAMLQKDISDVLLYSRKQRLIFMTDITKMFRQIRVHEDDWPLQQILWTDSTGNISTYQLTTVTYGTRSAPFLAVRVLAQLVEDDGSRYPLAVEPITRGRYVDDICGGADSAQDLIDTANQLTSLCLSGGFPLAKWHSNSSELLDAVSTDRPLQGTRIIDGTLTKILGVSWNPSTDHFNFAVTSPGERSISKRIILSETAQLFDPLGFLAPVVVRAKILLQSLWIEKLGCDEPVPPLTAQRWRQFRQELSQLSHVSIPRWLGLLKDSTVEIHGFSDASQLAMSAVVYLKVFNTHQPPQITLVCSKTKVAPLKRLTIPRLELTAALLLAKLTKYVQEQLNISNASTYLWTDSSVTLTWISHHPSRWKEFVRNRVSLIQELTHQTHWRLIPGKDNPADCASRGLSAAQLVSHKLWWQGPPWLKDSITSWPSHTLEKDLPADLEEKPGALLLTATHPPALWDLIDKYSSTDRLFRVTAICKRFIARLRRTPASSLYYPLTHDDINEARSFWIKVTQAAYFKAELRTISRGEQFTKSHPLTKLTLFIDHQGILRVGGRLRHAHLDPESKNQVILPKDSTLAQLLIAQAHLKTFHGGTQLTLRQLRSRYWVLGGRAPVRSFILKCVTCTRYRGIRAQQLMGQLPPSRLTPGRAFLNTGVDYAGPVALRSWKGRGHKSYKGWLAIFVCMATSAVHLEVVSDYSAEGFIAAYRRFVSRRGIARALFSDCGTTFVGADKELQKMFSAGSTQSRQLAQLLLNDGTHWSFNPPSAPHFGGKWEAAVKSVKFHLTRAIGNDLLTFEELTTLLTQIEAVLNSRPLEPLTDDPEDLSALTPGHFLIGQAATTLPEPALDDSNLARLTRWQLIQSKLQGFWKHWSTGYLQRLQATHKWHHANHQIQVGSLVLLTDERFPPSKWPLARVIALHPGQDGLTRIVTIRTSQATLTRPIAKLVTLPITPTSQNQDSAAPRTVHRQPRRPYNPDQPAMSSARVTTTRPTGTYNPQGSSGCNAWLAP; this is encoded by the exons ATGGCCAGGAGTACTCTTGGCTACCAGCCGAGCATTCCTGCTACGGCCAGGCCAGACACCTCACCAGATTCGCCTGCTCCTCGATCCTGGCTCCGAAGTCTCACTCATCACCAATCATCTCGTCCGTCAGCTCCGGTTGACGAGGCAAAGGACATCCCTCAATATCTCCGGCATAGGAGAGACGGCATCTGG ATCAAAGTTGAGGCTTACATCCTCAACGTACTCACGTCATTGTTACCGACGTTTGCATCGGAACATGGCCAATGGGATCACCTCAGAGGTTTAGAACTCTCTGATCCAGAATTCCTCACCCTAGCGCCCGTTGACGTGATCCTCGGTGTTGATATCTATGGGCAACTGATCCTTCCAGACATCCGCACAGCTGGGGCTAGCTCACCGACCGCTCAGCTTACTCAACTCGGCTGGATAGTTTTCGGACCAACTGGTGGAACCGAACCAACGCTCCAGGCCAACACTCACTTGGCGATCACCAACGATGACCTCAATAATCTCCTCACCAAGTTTTGGGTTCAGGAAGAAATCCCTGAATCATCTCCAGCTTCACTCTCGGATGAAGAAGCTCAGTGTGAAGCTCATTTCCGTCTGACTCACACAAGGGACTCATCAGGACGCTACATCGTGCGGCTACCTCTGAAGGCTCCAACATCATCGCTTGGAGACACTCGATCATCTGCTCTAGCCTGCCTACACCGACTCCATCGGAAGTTCTCCAAGAACGAGTCCTACAGACAACTCTACACGGACTTCCTGAAAGAATACGAGGATCTTGGCCACATGCGCCGAGTCTCAAGCCAGCTCATGGGACGTTGCATGACCACCGAGATGACCTTAGCACATGAAACTTCGGCTTCAGGAGGGTTGAGGGTCTCGCAGGGTCTTCAACCGACCGAAGTTCACGGCTCACCGGAATTCTTTTTCCCACATCATGGAGTGCTCAGAGCAGACAGCGAAACCACCAAACTCAGAGTGGTTTTCAACGGCTCACATAGTTCCAGCTCAGGTCAATCATTGAACGACCTCATGCACACAGGAGCCATGCTGCAAAAGGACATCTCTGACGTGCTGCTCTATTCTCGCAAGCAGAGACTCATATTTATGACTGACATCACCAAGATGTTCCGTCAAATACGTGTACATGAGGACGACTGGCCACTCCAGCAAATACTCTGGACAGACTCAACTGGCAACATCTCCACGTACCAGCTCACCACAGTCACGTATGGAACTCGCTCAGCTCCCTTCCTCGCTGTGCGTGTCCTCGCACAACTCGTCGAGGATGACGGATCGAGATACCCCCTCGCAGTAGAGCCAATCACCAGAGGAAGATACGTGGACGACATCTGCGGTGGTGCTGACTCCGCACAGGATCTAATTGACACGGCTAACCAACTCACTAGCCTCTGTCTATCAGGAGGATTTCCACTAGCCAAGTGGCACTCCAACAGCTCCGAGTTACTCGACGCTGTCTCTACTGATCGTCCTCTTCAAGGCACTCGCATCATAGATGGCACACTCACCAAGATCCTGGGGGTCTCCTGGAATCCAAGTACTGACCACTTCAACTTCGCAGTAACTTCACCAGGAGAGAGGTCCATCTCCAAGAGGATCATCCTATCCGAGACGGCTCAGCTGTTCGACCCACTTGGGTTCTTAGCTCCAGTGGTAGTCCGTGCCAAAATCCTCCTCCAATCGCTCTGGATCGAGAAACTGGGATGCGACGAACCCGTCCCCCCACTCACGGCTCAACGCTGGCGACAGTTCAGACAGGAACTTAGCCAGCTCTCACACGTCTCCATACCACGATGGCTTGGACTACTTAAGGACTCAACCGTGGAGATCCACGGCTTCTCCGACGCTTCCCAGTTGGCCATGTCAGCCGTGGTGTACCTGAAGGTGTTCAACACACATCAACCACCTCAGATCACCCTCGTCTGCTCCAAAACCAAGGTAGCACCACTCAAACGACTGACAATACCGCGACTGGAACTTACCGCAGCGCTGCTACTTGCCAAACTCACCAAGTACGTCCAGGAGCAACTCAACATCTCCAATGCTTCCACCTACCTCTGGACCGACTCGTCGGTGACGCTTACCTGGATCAGCCATCATCCTTCTAGATGGAAGGAATTCGTTAGAAACCGAGTCTCGCTCATCCAGGAACTCACACATCAAACACATTGGAGATTGATCCCAGGCAAGGACAACCCAGCAGACTGCGCATCAAGAGGACTATCAGCTGCTCAGCTGGTATCTCACAAGCTCTGGTGGCAAGGACCACCATGGCTTAAGGACTCTATCACGTCATGGCCCTCACACACTCTCGAAAAGGATCTTCCAGCAGACCTGGAAGAAAAACCTGGAGCCCTGCTTCTCACCGCTACTCATCCGCCAGCTCTTTGGGATCTCATTGATAAATACTCATCAACAGATCGACTGTTCAGAGTTACAGCGATCTGCAAGCGGTTCATCGCACGACTCAGGAGGACTCCAGCATCATCGCTCTACTACCCACTCACCCATGACGACATTAATGAGGCTAGATCCTTCTGGATCAAAGTCACTCAGGCAGCGTACTTCAAAGCTGAGCTCCGGACAATCTCACGTGGTGAGCAATTTACCAAATCTCATCCGCTCACCAAGCTCACCCTCTTTATCGATCACCAGGGGATACTACGTGTTGGAGGGAGGCTTCGACACGCTCATCTGGACCCTGAGAGCAAGAATCAGGTCATCTTGCCCAAGGACTCCACCCTGGCTCAACTATTGATAGCCCAAGCTCACCTCAAGACGTTCCACGGAGGGACGCAACTCACCCTCAGACAACTCCGGAGCAGGTACTGGGTCCTCGGAGGCCGAGCACCCGTACGCTCATTTATCCTCAAGTGCGTCACCTGCACCAGATACCGTGGAATTCGAGCTCAACAACTCATGGGCCAGCTACCACCATCCAGACTCACTCCTGGCCGCGCATTCCTCAACACTGGTGTTGACTATGCCGGCCCAGTAGCTCTGCGGTCCTGGAAAGGCCGGGGTCATAAGTCATACAAGGGCTGGTTGGCCATCTTCGTCTGCATGGCCACATCAGCAGTTCACCTGGAGGTGGTCTCAGACTACTCAGCGGAAGGATTTATCGCCGCATATCGACGCTTCGTCAGCCGTCGCGGAATAGCTCGGGCCCTCTTCAGCGACTGCGGAACTACCTTCGTTGGCGCTGATAAGGAACTCCAGAAAATGTTCTCGGCGGGATCCACGCAGTCAAGGCAACTAGCTCAGCTGCTGCTGAACGACGGAACTCATTGGTCATTCAATCCTCCGAGTGCACCTCACTTCGGAGGAAAATGGGAGGCCGCCGTAAAGTCGGTAAAATTCCACCTTACCCGAGCCATTGGGAATGACCTCCTCACCTTCGAGGAACTCACCACACTGCTTACCCAAATCGAAGCAGTCCTCAACTCGAGACCTCTGGAACCCCTCACCGATGATCCAGAAGACCTCTCAGCGTTGACTCCAGGACATTTCCTCATAGGACAGGCTGCAACGACTCTACCAGAACCAGCTCTAGACGACTCCAATCTCGCCAGGCTCACTCGATGGCAGCTCATTCAGAGCAAACTACAAGGGTTCTGGAAGCATTGGTCCACTGGATACCTTCAACGACTCCAAGCTACCCACAAGTGGCACCACGCCAATCATCAAATTCAAGTGGGCTCATTGGTACTCCTCACTGACGAGCGGTTCCCCCCCAGCAAGTGGCCTCTTGCTCGTGTCATAGCCCTTCATCCAGGACAAGATGGACTCACCAGGATCGTGACCATCAGGACTTCTCAGGCAACGCTCACGAGACCAATCGCTAAACTGGTCACTCTGCCCATCACGCCAACCTCACAGAATCAGGACTCAGCGGCCCCTCGGACCGTGCATCGTCAACCGCGACGGCCCTACAACCCAGACCAACCAGCGATGTCCAGTGCGAGGGTGACGACAACTCGACCAACCGGGACTTACAACCCCCAAGGAAGCAGTGGTTGTAACGCCTGGCTAGCACCCTAG
- the LOC135172898 gene encoding uncharacterized protein LOC135172898, with protein sequence MPNVCAVSGCTSGSKQNPEKFHYFTAPKDVMNQWKTATKRDDLDGGSSRKVICERHFLPEQITFQRKLIGPDGTVLVHVQQAKT encoded by the exons ATGCCTAATGTGTGTGCTGTCAGTGGGTGCACTTCGGGCTCTAAACAGAATCCggagaaatttcattatttcactgCACCAAAGGATGTGATGAATCAGTGGAAAACTGCGACAAAACGAGATGATTTAGATGGTGGCAGTTCCAGAAAAGTAATTTGTGAGAGACATTTTTTACCGGAACAAATTACTTTCCAACGCAAATTGATTGGACCTGATGGAACAGTTTTGG TCCACGTACAGCAAGCCAAGACTTGA